The proteins below are encoded in one region of Levilactobacillus namurensis:
- a CDS encoding glycerophosphodiester phosphodiesterase has protein sequence MSIAWRPSRHWMAWTGLIVGGGILALPWGLWGLSSRFWVRLPMDAQVVNWVTLNRRPFLVVMALVYLGILGWGLLWGPRHLRITPRNRRGTPLQMLAAVGVQVGLLVVWLLMSGGIVWANYWLDQRATLLTIRWVTAGSLLLILLGFTVASLLGSTTLAWSWVGQPQLAAPAKGDGHHYRWTLGFWLVWLVVSGAVVTQTLASPRLGTTTLISHRGVDHHRGVQNTLGALRAVHAEHPRYVEMDLHETQDHQWVVLHDESLQALAGRDVRPAQRPLRALVGLRLHEHGQTGRLVSWQRYLKVAEDLHQPLLVELKTTPQDSPGMAVRFARQYGKRLHRDGSAVHSLDYRVVATLRQRCPQLRTGYITPFNWVDPRSVPADFYSFQRLSVSDQFILAAHQQHATAYLWTPDHPVAMTSLWALGADGQITNELAELRRVVRQRPQQAYWAILWNFTLSYI, from the coding sequence TTGAGCATTGCGTGGCGGCCTAGTCGACACTGGATGGCTTGGACGGGGCTGATCGTTGGTGGTGGCATTCTAGCGTTGCCGTGGGGACTCTGGGGACTAAGTAGCCGTTTTTGGGTCCGGTTACCCATGGACGCCCAAGTGGTGAACTGGGTCACGTTGAACCGGCGACCGTTTCTGGTGGTCATGGCGTTGGTTTATCTGGGCATCTTAGGGTGGGGACTGCTCTGGGGACCGCGGCACTTACGGATAACGCCCCGCAATCGACGGGGGACGCCCTTACAAATGTTAGCTGCCGTGGGTGTTCAGGTCGGCCTGTTAGTAGTGTGGCTCTTGATGAGCGGGGGTATCGTCTGGGCCAATTATTGGCTGGACCAGCGGGCAACGTTGTTAACGATTCGTTGGGTGACGGCTGGCTCCTTATTGCTCATTTTGCTGGGTTTCACCGTCGCCAGTCTTTTGGGCAGCACTACCCTAGCTTGGAGTTGGGTGGGTCAGCCGCAGTTAGCCGCACCGGCTAAAGGGGATGGCCACCATTACCGGTGGACGTTAGGCTTTTGGCTGGTCTGGCTGGTCGTTAGCGGTGCCGTCGTGACGCAGACTTTAGCCAGCCCGCGGTTGGGAACCACGACCCTGATCAGTCACCGGGGCGTCGATCATCATCGTGGGGTACAGAACACGCTAGGGGCGTTACGGGCTGTACATGCCGAACACCCACGATACGTGGAAATGGATCTGCATGAGACCCAGGACCATCAGTGGGTGGTGCTGCATGACGAATCGTTACAAGCGCTGGCTGGACGGGACGTCCGGCCGGCCCAGCGGCCGTTGCGCGCCTTAGTGGGCTTACGCCTCCATGAACACGGTCAGACGGGCCGACTGGTCAGTTGGCAACGGTACTTGAAGGTGGCGGAGGACCTCCACCAGCCGCTATTAGTGGAACTGAAGACCACGCCGCAGGATTCACCGGGGATGGCAGTGCGGTTTGCCCGCCAGTACGGGAAGCGCCTACACCGCGATGGTTCAGCAGTACACTCGTTGGACTATCGGGTGGTTGCAACTTTGCGTCAGCGGTGCCCGCAGTTGCGGACGGGGTACATTACGCCCTTCAACTGGGTCGATCCGCGCTCCGTTCCCGCGGATTTCTACTCGTTTCAACGATTATCGGTGAGTGATCAGTTCATTTTGGCGGCCCACCAGCAGCACGCGACGGCTTATCTATGGACGCCGGACCATCCGGTTGCCATGACCAGTCTGTGGGCGTTGGGAGCGGATGGTCAGATTACGAATGAGTTGGCTGAATTACGCAGGGTTGTGCGGCAGCGGCCCC